One Cloacibacillus sp. DNA segment encodes these proteins:
- a CDS encoding helix-turn-helix domain-containing protein, with product MLSKKDEPDTAAKILSAAVTLISQAGYANVSMRDIAKRAGVALSHLNYYYENKEGLFLAVIKSVKESYLKELTLRLSAPSPEEKNNSFLFAHAKESMRNTTYIFRLLLDLSNLALWSEPFRKEFNSLIDDVAEVLAAYESSD from the coding sequence ATGCTCTCAAAAAAAGATGAACCTGATACCGCGGCCAAGATACTTTCCGCCGCAGTGACGCTGATTTCGCAGGCGGGCTACGCGAACGTCTCAATGCGCGACATTGCAAAACGCGCAGGCGTCGCGCTGAGCCATTTAAATTATTATTATGAAAACAAAGAGGGGCTATTTCTTGCCGTAATAAAAAGCGTTAAAGAAAGTTATTTAAAGGAGCTGACGCTGCGGCTGAGCGCGCCTTCTCCCGAAGAAAAAAACAACAGCTTCCTCTTCGCGCACGCGAAGGAGAGCATGAGGAACACTACTTATATATTCCGGCTGCTGCTTGATCTGTCAAACCTCGCGCTATGGTCGGAGCCGTTTCGCAAAGAATTCAACTCGCTGATAGACGACGTAGCCGAAGTGCTCGCCGCCTACGAATCATCCGAC
- a CDS encoding HlyD family efflux transporter periplasmic adaptor subunit → MKVSEIFRGKYLIAAVSIVIVVLSSMAIYVKQHPQEQHVKASGTVEVTQVQLAPLAGGRIMELAVKEADHVKKGQFIARMSLDGADYEVKMAEAALAAAKAQLDELQNGFRREDVAKAASEVALRSAQSSQAQRDAKRFASLAADGVVAVRDAELYSEAAKTAASALAIAQEQLRLLKNGMRPEQIAAAAANVARMESAVLKAKTQVGYKEFYAPADGVVLTKNYQPGDVITAGAAIATIGDMNDCWVKLYIPSTQLGRVKLGQRCSVFVDPFPKKAFDAVVTEVNQQAEFNPRMSLTQDERANMVFWIKVSIKNPEGVVKPGMPADVTLL, encoded by the coding sequence GTGAAGGTATCTGAAATATTCAGGGGAAAATATTTGATCGCGGCGGTCTCTATTGTAATAGTCGTACTTTCGTCAATGGCTATATATGTGAAGCAGCACCCGCAGGAACAGCACGTCAAAGCTTCCGGCACGGTGGAGGTGACGCAGGTGCAGCTTGCGCCGCTTGCCGGCGGCCGTATCATGGAGCTGGCCGTCAAAGAGGCCGACCATGTGAAGAAGGGGCAGTTCATCGCGCGGATGTCGCTTGACGGCGCGGACTACGAGGTGAAGATGGCCGAAGCTGCGCTTGCCGCGGCTAAGGCGCAGCTTGACGAGCTGCAAAACGGTTTCCGCCGGGAGGATGTAGCGAAGGCGGCAAGCGAAGTTGCGCTGCGTTCGGCTCAAAGCTCTCAGGCCCAACGCGACGCGAAGCGCTTTGCCTCTCTTGCGGCTGACGGAGTGGTGGCCGTGCGAGACGCTGAGCTGTATTCCGAAGCGGCGAAGACCGCGGCAAGCGCGCTTGCGATCGCGCAGGAGCAGCTGCGGCTTTTGAAAAATGGTATGCGCCCGGAACAGATAGCGGCGGCTGCGGCAAACGTAGCTCGCATGGAGTCCGCTGTGCTGAAGGCAAAGACGCAGGTCGGCTACAAGGAATTTTACGCGCCTGCGGACGGCGTGGTGCTTACGAAAAATTATCAGCCGGGCGACGTAATCACGGCTGGCGCGGCTATCGCCACTATCGGCGATATGAACGACTGCTGGGTGAAGCTCTATATACCGTCCACGCAGCTTGGGCGCGTGAAGCTTGGCCAGAGGTGCAGCGTCTTTGTCGATCCGTTCCCGAAGAAGGCTTTTGACGCAGTTGTGACGGAGGTCAACCAGCAGGCTGAGTTCAATCCGCGTATGTCGCTGACGCAGGACGAACGCGCTAATATGGTCTTTTGGATAAAGGTATCCATAAAAAATCCCGAGGGCGTCGTGAAGCCCGGAATGCCGGCGGACGTAACGCTGCTATGA